The DNA window CGGGATGTGCCGCATAAAGCTACTCGAGAATAGCGAGCCCGAAACTTGGACCGGCTTTCGTCTGTAAGACAGCAATTCACGCCTTCGCGGATCAATATCTACTTTTCCATCGTTTGCTTCTTTTTTCCCCCGGTTCTGGGGTCGGCGGTCAGCTTTGTGTTCAATGGTGGTGGCCTGTGGTCCATCCTGTTGATCGCATTCAGGAAAAGACGCTTCAATACCGACCCGGCGATGATGATGCTGACGATCGCGATCTATGCCTATTGCGCGGCCAATCTCGTGGCCTCCATCGTCAACAACGCGATCGCCAGGGACGCGTCGCACCTGATTCCGCTCGTCACCTTCCTGTTTTTCCCCATCTCCTATTCGACCTGGAGCATTACACGGAAAACAACGCTTGTGCGCATCATCGTGCTGAGCAGCATGGCGGCCTGCTTTGTGGCGCTGTTTCTGGCGGTCTTCCAGCAGTATTGGCTTGGCAAGCGCGCCGAGGGCGGAGCCGGGAACGCAATCGTGTTCGCGGAGGTCCTGTGCCTTGGAGTGATGGTCTGTGTGGCCGGTGCCCTGTCGGGCATCGAGCGAGGCCGGATGGCCCTCGTCTTCGCGGCACTCGGCGGGACGATCGCCATCATCTACTCCCAAACGCGCATCATCTGGCTGGCACTGCTGATCGCCGGCATCGCCGTTCTGCTGATCAACCAGCAGAAACTGAGGGGGAGAAATGCCGTGCGCCTGCTGTTGCTGTTGCTGGCAGTCGGCGCCGTGGTCGCTGCTGTCGGCTTCCAGACCATATCCGGGCGGGTCGAGTTTCTGCGCTCCGACTGGGATGCGCTCGCCACCCATGGCGACCACACGACACCCCTGGGATTGCGGGCCGCTCTATGGGATATCGGCCTCAAGGCGTTTCATGAGATGCCATTGTTCGGCCATGGAGTCGGTGCCACCCAGACCTTGATAAAGCAGGGCTTCCAGGATCAGTTCGGCATGGACGCCGGCTTCAGTCATTTCCACAACGGCTTTCTGACCGCCCTGGTGCAGGCGGGAATACTGGGCGCCGTGGCGCTGGCGGCGATCTTCGTGGTTGCCGCCAGGAATGCCGCCCTGGTGCTGCGCAACAGCACGGATCCCATCGAGCGGTTCGGCGCTACCATGATCGTCATCCTTCTGATCACCTATCTGACCGCAGGGATGACGGGCATCCTGATCGGCCATGACATTCTGGATTCGGTGCTGATGGTGTTCCTGGTGTCGGGAACCTATCTTGCCTCTGGGCGTCAGGCACCGTTGGCAAAGGACCGGGCACTTTCGCCTGCGACGGAAAAACAAATTCTTCCGCCGACGATGGAAGAGCAGGCGCTTCCATCCGCCATCCAATAGCTGTTCCGGGCAAAGGTCATGAAAGTTCTGGTGACGGGCGCGACGGGCTACATCGGCCGTCAGGTGGTTCACCGGCTCCGCGAGGCAGGTGTCGAGCTTCGCCTCGCGTCCCGCCATCCCGAGAGGCTTGGTTCGGGACATGACGCCATGCGCATGCCCGGTTTCGATGCGCCGACCGCCGCCTTCCTGGCGCTTACCAGGGATGTCACGCATGTCGTCCACTGCGCGGGCCTGAACAACGATGAACGCAACGCCACCGAAGCCGATTTCCGGGCGGCCAATGCGGAATTGAGCGCGCGGCTGGCACAGGCCGCCGCCGAGCAAGCAAGCGGACGCTTCATCCAGCTCTCCTCGATCCGGGCCGTGATCGGCGCGCGCGTCAGCGCAACGATCAACGAAGACACGATCCCCGATCCGCAATGCGCCTATGGGCGCTCGAAGCGCGAAGCCGAAATCAGGGTGCTGGACGCCTATGCGTCGCATGGCCGTTCCGACGGCACCGTATTGCGGCTGCCTCCAGTCTATGGAAGCGGCATGAAGGGAAACCTGGCAACGCTGATGCGCCTGGCCGACACGGCCCTGCCGCTGCCGACCGGTGCCCTGACGGCAACCCGCTCCCTGCTGTCATCGCAATCAGCGCCGGGAGCGATATGTCATCTGCTCGGCCGTTCGGGATCGCTACGCCCGATCTACATTGCCAGCGATGTGCCGCCGGTTTCGATCGCTGACATTGTGGGCGCCTTTCGCAGCGGTTTTGGACGGCCGAGGCGCCTGATGACCGTGCCGGCCGCGCCGTTGCGGGCAGCCGCGATCCTCTTGGGCAAGCGGATATTCTGGGACAGCATGACCGCGACGCAGATATGCGACCCTGCCCTGCTCGTATCCGAGGGCTGGCTGCCGGAAACCGGCACGCTGGAACGACTGGTCGAGATGACGCGGTTCGCAAACGCTCAATCGCCTCCGTTGCGATAGAGCGTTCCAAACAGGATACGAAGGTCAAGCCAGAATGACGCCGCCCTGAGATAGGCGGCATCCGTTTCGGCCAAGAGGCGCGGGTTCGACATGTCGATGCCCCTGATCTGGGCCATGCCCGTTATGCCTGGAAGTGCTGTCAAAACCCCCAGCCGCCTGCGGTACTCGATCAATTCCGTCTGTGTCGGCAGGCAGGGACGCGGCCCGACCAGGCTCATCTCGCCTTTCAGGACATTCCAGAATTGCGGCAGTTCATCGAGCTTGAACTTCCGCAAGGTCCTTCCGACAGCAGTCACGGCATTCGCCGGCGCTTCATGCGAGGGCAAGGACGGCGTCCCCTGCACCATAGTCCTCAACTTGTGGCAGCGAAACAACGCGCCGTCACGACCGACCCGTGTCTGGGAAAAAATTGCTGGACCGGGTGACGATGCCCGCACGGCAAGCACGGCGAGCAATAGAACAGGAGATGTGGCCACCAGCAGCAGGGTCGCGCCGGCAAGATCGAAGATTTTCTTGGCTGCCTTCATGAATGGTCGATCGTGCTCCCTGCCAAAAGCCTCGCGGGACAACACCGCTGATGAAGCCGTCATCCGGTCGACCTAGCACGTGGTCGCCTCTCGACCAAGCGCACCGCGCGGCCATTCAGGTTCAGGACATTTGGGGGTGCCGTTTGGTCCCGGCAAAAAGCTGATGGACATAGCTTTTGCGTTAGCGCCGACCAGATCTCAAGATTCAAGGATCGCCCGGCAACAGATTAAGTCGCCTGCCCAGCCGTTTTCGGGATTGCCCGCTGGTCCGTGCTCCCCCGCGCCTTCTTGGCGCGGTCGAGACCCGCCAGCACGGCGAGCGAAGCGGCCTTGCCCTGGTTCTTCACCGATTGCTGAAGCGCGGCAAGTGCGACCTGGACGTCCGACCACTCCACAACGTCCGTGCTCAAGCCAAAAATCTTCGAAATGCCGAGTTCGACGAGTTCCTCGTCTTCACCATGCAGCGTTTCATGGAGCTTCTCGCCAGGCCTGATGCCGGTAAAGCGGATTGGGATGTCCGTGTACGGGCTCTTTCCCGACATGCGGATCATCGTTTCGGCCACTTCGAGGATCGGCACCGGCTTGCCCATGTCGAGCATGTAGACGGCATAATCTTCGCCGCTTGGCCGCGATGCGGCATCGGCCGCCGACATGATGACGAGATCGACGGCTTCGGCCACTGTCATGAAGTAGCGCGTCATACGCCGGTCGGTGATCGTGACGGGTCCGCCGGCCTCGATCTGCGACTGGAATATGGTCGCCACGGAACCGTTGCTGCCAAAGACGTTGCCGAAACGGACGGCGATGAACTTGGTGGCGGGGCGGCGCCCACCAGGATCGCTCGGGGGGGTCCCATGCAAGGCGCTGACGATCTGTTCGGCAGCCCGCTTCGTTATGCCAAGCACGGACGACGGATCCACGGCCTTGTCGCTCGACACCAGGACAAACTGCGCCACTCCGCATCTGGCGGCAACCTCTGCGCAGACGAGTGTACCGAAAACATTGGTCTGGATGGCCGAGTCCCAATTCTCCTCGAGCAGCGGAACGTGCTTCAGCGCCGCCGCATGGAAGATGATATCCGGTTTGAATTCCGAGACGACGCGCGTTATCTGGCGCCGATCGGCGACATCGGCGATGCGGACCTTGAGGCGGTCATGGTGCTGCTCGTCAATATATTGGCTCAACTGGAAGATGCCGAACTCGGAATTGTCGGCAACCAGGACCGCGTCGGCCCCAAGCTCCAGCGACCGTTTGACGAGGGTTCGACCGATGGAACCGGCACCACCCGTCACCAGAACACGCTTACCACCGACGAAGGCGCTGATGCGTTTGACATCGGACGGCACCGTCGAGCGACGCAGGATCGTTTCCATCTCGACAGCGTCGAGAACGAGCTTTCCCTCCTGCCCCAGTTGCGAAAGCCCCGAGAACTGCACGACCGCTATGTCGCCATGCCGGGCGACCCGAACGAGTTCGGAATACTCTTCGATCTCATGCTCGGCACCGCTGCCGAAAATAAGCAGGTCGAGACTTGCCGTCCCCTTTGCGTATTCCTCCAGCGCCTCGACCAAGCGGGGGCGAATGGCCACGACGGGCACGCCCTGGATACGAGTACCCTCGGGAGCCCCGTTTTCGATCGCCAAGATTCCGACGATGGAATACTCCGCCGGCTGGGCTGTGCGGGTGAAACGGATGATTACGTCGGCCTCGCTCAACTTGCCGACGAACATCGCCCGCTTGATCGAGGTCTTGCCGGTGCCGCGGCTCAAGATGCGCCAACTCGCACCGTCGCGAAGGAACCGATAGAAAATCCGGGGCGCGGAGATGATGGTGAAAGAAACCAGGAAAAAGACAATAAACTGGCGCTCGTTAAGGCCCGCCACAGGCTGAAAGGAACGGACAACGAGCGAAACGCAATAAA is part of the Mesorhizobium loti genome and encodes:
- a CDS encoding O-antigen ligase family protein, encoding MDRLSSVRQQFTPSRINIYFSIVCFFFPPVLGSAVSFVFNGGGLWSILLIAFRKRRFNTDPAMMMLTIAIYAYCAANLVASIVNNAIARDASHLIPLVTFLFFPISYSTWSITRKTTLVRIIVLSSMAACFVALFLAVFQQYWLGKRAEGGAGNAIVFAEVLCLGVMVCVAGALSGIERGRMALVFAALGGTIAIIYSQTRIIWLALLIAGIAVLLINQQKLRGRNAVRLLLLLLAVGAVVAAVGFQTISGRVEFLRSDWDALATHGDHTTPLGLRAALWDIGLKAFHEMPLFGHGVGATQTLIKQGFQDQFGMDAGFSHFHNGFLTALVQAGILGAVALAAIFVVAARNAALVLRNSTDPIERFGATMIVILLITYLTAGMTGILIGHDILDSVLMVFLVSGTYLASGRQAPLAKDRALSPATEKQILPPTMEEQALPSAIQ
- a CDS encoding NAD-dependent epimerase/dehydratase family protein; this translates as MKVLVTGATGYIGRQVVHRLREAGVELRLASRHPERLGSGHDAMRMPGFDAPTAAFLALTRDVTHVVHCAGLNNDERNATEADFRAANAELSARLAQAAAEQASGRFIQLSSIRAVIGARVSATINEDTIPDPQCAYGRSKREAEIRVLDAYASHGRSDGTVLRLPPVYGSGMKGNLATLMRLADTALPLPTGALTATRSLLSSQSAPGAICHLLGRSGSLRPIYIASDVPPVSIADIVGAFRSGFGRPRRLMTVPAAPLRAAAILLGKRIFWDSMTATQICDPALLVSEGWLPETGTLERLVEMTRFANAQSPPLR
- a CDS encoding sugar transferase, with the translated sequence MKAAKKIFDLAGATLLLVATSPVLLLAVLAVRASSPGPAIFSQTRVGRDGALFRCHKLRTMVQGTPSLPSHEAPANAVTAVGRTLRKFKLDELPQFWNVLKGEMSLVGPRPCLPTQTELIEYRRRLGVLTALPGITGMAQIRGIDMSNPRLLAETDAAYLRAASFWLDLRILFGTLYRNGGD
- a CDS encoding nucleoside-diphosphate sugar epimerase/dehydratase, with amino-acid sequence MTSHIEAVSGLRPKVRRAIIMVLDIVMVLIAVALSLTLSQSRLSFEAFSSAGFACWASIIVLSHLLFRYCGLYNTVWRFASTPDFFNILKSCAILTVTLYCVSLVVRSFQPVAGLNERQFIVFFLVSFTIISAPRIFYRFLRDGASWRILSRGTGKTSIKRAMFVGKLSEADVIIRFTRTAQPAEYSIVGILAIENGAPEGTRIQGVPVVAIRPRLVEALEEYAKGTASLDLLIFGSGAEHEIEEYSELVRVARHGDIAVVQFSGLSQLGQEGKLVLDAVEMETILRRSTVPSDVKRISAFVGGKRVLVTGGAGSIGRTLVKRSLELGADAVLVADNSEFGIFQLSQYIDEQHHDRLKVRIADVADRRQITRVVSEFKPDIIFHAAALKHVPLLEENWDSAIQTNVFGTLVCAEVAARCGVAQFVLVSSDKAVDPSSVLGITKRAAEQIVSALHGTPPSDPGGRRPATKFIAVRFGNVFGSNGSVATIFQSQIEAGGPVTITDRRMTRYFMTVAEAVDLVIMSAADAASRPSGEDYAVYMLDMGKPVPILEVAETMIRMSGKSPYTDIPIRFTGIRPGEKLHETLHGEDEELVELGISKIFGLSTDVVEWSDVQVALAALQQSVKNQGKAASLAVLAGLDRAKKARGSTDQRAIPKTAGQAT